A region from the Melospiza georgiana isolate bMelGeo1 chromosome 10, bMelGeo1.pri, whole genome shotgun sequence genome encodes:
- the SST gene encoding somatostatin, with product MLSCRLQCALALLSIALALGTVSAAPSDPRLRQFLQKSLAAAAGKQELAKYFLAELLSEPSQTENEALESEDLSRGAEQDEVRLELERSANSNPALAPRERKAGCKNFFWKTFTSC from the exons ATGCTGTCGTGCCGCCTCCAGTgcgccctggccctgctctccATCGCCCTGGCCCTCGGCACCGTCTCGGCCGCCCCGTCGGACCCGCGGCTCCGGCAGTTCCTGCAGAAGTCGctggccgccgccgccgggaaGCAG GAACTGGCCAAGTACTTTTTGGCAGAACTGCTTTCAGAGCCAAGTCAGACAGAAAATGAAGCCCTGGAGTCTGAGGACTTGTCCCGAGGGGCTGAGCAGGATGAAGTGAGACTGGAGCTGGAGCGCTCGGCTAACTCAAATCCCGCTCTGGCACCCCGGGAACGCAAAGCAGGCTGCAAGAACTTCTTCTGGAAAACTTTCACATCCTGTTAG